A stretch of DNA from Ranitomeya variabilis isolate aRanVar5 chromosome 1, aRanVar5.hap1, whole genome shotgun sequence:
CAATTTGGGAATCAACAACTGAGGCGTTGGACACAGTCTCATTAATAAACACATGGACCAGAGCGGTGGTGGACTGGGATGGTTGCCCACTGTCATTCACCTGGACCACTAACCTGTGCAGGCCATAATGTTTGGAGGTCAGCTTGCCAACTAGTGACACCACTCCACTGGCTGGGTTGATTTCAAAGAGCTTAAAGGGATTTCCTCCAACAATGCTGTAATTCAGATCTGCGTTGACACCAGAGTCTGTATCTGTGGCCACCACAGTAGCGACCACTGTCCTGGCAATGCTGGACGGGGAGACCACGGCATAAGAACTGTTGATGGGGCTAGTGATGATTGGGGCATTGTCATTCTCATCCATGACAAAAAGTGACACTGTGGCAGTAGCAGACCTAGGAGGATCTCCACCATCCACTGCTTTAACTTTGAAGGTGTAGGAGGTTTGCTGCTCCATATCAAAGGACACAGTAGAACATATAGTGCCGGTATTGTTCTCGATGGAAAAGATGCCATTATCTTCCTCTATAAATAAACTCATCTCTGCATTGCGACCTTTGTCAGCATCCATCACTGTCACCATCCCAACAGGGCTGTTGGGTTGTAAGTTTTCCTTGACGTAGAAATTGAAGACATCCTGCATAAACTTGGGGTCGTTGTCGTTCCTATCAGCTACCTGCACTACCACGGTGGCAGTACCCTGCATGATGGTGGGCAGACCCTTGTCTTTGGCAACTACTTTAAACTCATACCTGTCAGTCTGCTCCCTGTCCAGGACTATATTGGCTGTTATGTCTCCTGTGTCTGGGTGAATGGAGAAGACCCCGGCCATAGATTGCTCCAAAGAGTAGGCAATCTCTGCATTTTTCCCACTGTCAGCATCTGTGGCGATAACTGTGGCCACCCTCTCCCCAGGCACGTTGTTCTCAGGGAAGGCTACCTCCACCACAGTCTGGCTGAACACTGGGGGGTTGTCATTAGTGTCCACCACCTTCACCAGTAGGGAGTTATTACTGGAAAGGCTTGGGCTACCAGAGTCCACAGCTACTATAATGACATTGTACTCCTTCACGTTCTCATAGTCCAAGGGAGCTGAAGTGTGCAAGAAATACTTCTTCTTGTTCTGGTCCCCCTCACTATCGCTGGCAGGCTTGAGCTGGAAGGGGACATCTCCCACCACAGTGCAGGTGACTACTCCATTCTCCCCTTGGTCCCTATCAGACACCTGGACTAAAGCTATGGGGGTGTCCACCAGGACGTCTTCGGCCACACTAGCCATGCCGTCCTTCACTGGGATCCTACCGATCTTTCTGATGTCTATGAGGGGCACATTGTCGTTCTCATCCTTGATGTTGAGGATCACAGTGGCCTTGTCACTTTTGGGGGGCTGCCCCCTGTCCCTGGCCATGACAGTGAACCTTAGCTGGTTCACCTCCTCTCGGTCTATCCTATGCAGGACACTCAACCACCCCGAGTTCTCATCCAGCCTGAGCAACCTCCTTACCGACTCCGTCGCGGCCCCGAACACGTATTCGATCTGTCCGTTCACCCCCACATCGTAGTCGGTCGCCTTCAGCTGCAGGATTGGGGTCCCAGGCGCGCTATTCTCTGCCAGATCCGCTTCGTATACGCTTTTCTCAAAACGGGGACTGTTATCGTTGACATCGGTGATGAGCACCCTGAGGATGGACTGGGACGACCTGGGCTGCTCTCCCCCATCTCTCACCCGCAGGGTCAGCTCGTAGGAGTCCCTCTGCTCCCGGTCCAGAGCCCCCTTGACGATGAGCTggggctgcttctctccatcagacGTATCTGCCACCTGCAGCTCAAACACGCTGCTCCGGCTGTCCGTCTCCATCCGTCTCTTGCCCGGGTAGGGGGCGCTATCTCCAGCCTCCAACCGACCTCCGGAGCGTCTCCCCGACATGAACAAACTCTCCCCGGCGTCCTGGATCAGCTCATAGCGCTCGATCCCGTTACGGCCAAAGTCCCGATCAGTAGCGGTGGGCAGCAGGTAGAGAGTCCCCACCGGCCGGTTCTCCTCCACGGTAAGAGTCAGCACGGGGGACGGAAAGGTCGGAGTGTTGTCGTTAATGTCCAGGATGACCACCCGACCCTCAAACAGCTCCACCCAGCTCTGCGAAGGTCCGATCACCGACACCTCGAAGTCTATGAAGCACTCGTTCTCGTCGAAGATCATCTGGCACTGCGGCAGCTTCTCCCGATCTATCCGGCGCTCGGTAGTGCTCAGCTCGCCGGTCATGTTGTCGATCTTGAAGTAGTCGGAGCCGGATTCCAGGCTGAAGGTCACCTCCCCGGAGCCGGTAACGATGCCGATATCCGAAGCCACATTCCCGATCTTGATATCTGGCTGCCCTTCCTCTGCCAGCCGGTACTTTAGCGTCTGCTTGGAGGCTGCCAGGGTGAGGGAGACCCTGAGCAAGAACAGGCACCAGCCCCATACAGTCCTCATGTCTCCAGAAGCCGCTGAGATGGGACGAGCCGGACTTGTACGATCCCAGCACAAAGTTACCGTCTCATAGCGGCCGGCTCCTCCACAGCCGGGGCACGGGACGGCGATCCTCGGACGATCGGCGGacgatctcagctgctgactcctgctccggtgctgtatGATTCCACCACAGGCAGGATGCTCGGAGGAAAGGCTGATCTCAGGCACGGCACAATCCCCGCACTATATCCCGGCACTATATCCCGGCGTGATCCAGCAAAGTTCCCGGCCGGAGCTGGTGCAGTCGGTGCCGGAGTCAGTGGCGGAGCCGCAGTCGGTGCCGGGCTACCTGCATTCGCTCTGCATGTGTTACACTATGTATCTGCAGCCTGAGAGCAGCCACAAATGAGATTGCAGAGAGTCTCCCCTCCCCTCACTCTCCTCCCCCTGCTCCTTCCTCCTCTTCTCCTCCTTGTCCCAATGCAGGTAACCAGAGCTCAACTTGGCCCCGCAGTTCGGAGGTGAGGAGCGAGCCCGTCTGCAGGGCGATGATGGCCCTCATTAAAGGGATGAGGATGCGGGGCCGTCCCGGGGGGCTGCAGGGGGCACAGTCAGCGCGTGCTGCTGGAGAGCTCGGCATGGAGGGGAGACCGTCAGCACCGACATTAGAAGGAGGAGGGGGCAGCAAGTTTCTCCAAAGTGCCCAGAGCTGGGGGTCTCTCCTGACACAGCAAGACACAGACGGATCCGCTCACCCCCAcacgggaggaaggaaggaaggaaagaaggaaggatggaaggatggatggaggAGCAGACACTGCACACTCACTGCTGCCTCACAGCACACAGGGAAACCCAGGGATCGGCTGCAGCACATCGCTCTCCATGCCATAGACTGGCTCCAAAGGGGAAGACATGGACTCCAGGAGGGAAGGATGAATGAAGGGAGAGAGatcaatggatagatagatagatagatagatagatagatagatagatagatggatggatggatagattgataatagatacatacatagatatgggatagatagatagatcaatagctAATAGATGATAGATGGGATTGATGGAAAGACTCCAATAAAGAAATGAATGACTAAAAGCATAGATTGACAAACTCCAATCTATGAAGAGAGAAAAGGGAattaatgaatgaatgagtgaatgaATAGGCAGAATGACAGATACATAGACTCCAAAATAAAATAGACATATTGATAGAGTCCAATGTAAGAATAAAATAATGCTAATGACAGTATATATAGCTAGATGTATAGGTGGGTATATAGTTGGCTGTATAGGTGGCTGCTGCTCAGTGATTTCCGCCCCCAGTGCAGGACCCCCTGCCTCCACACTACACGTGTCAGCTGTCAGCACCTCTCCTGTCTGTCTCCATGATGACACATgttctgttacaatgtatcagtgctgaGGCCATGACAATGACTTCCTGCCTGACATGTGCCTGGCCCCACATTGCTGCACATCTCCCCCCCAGGAGCCACGCACAGGGCATGTGCCATTACTAGCTGTGACGGCTTCACCATTTCTCCAGTCCTTTCATCTATCGATCCGCACATAAGGAGCCATGATGTAAGGAGCCATGATGTGAGGAGCCATGATGTGAGGAGCCATGATGTGAGGAGCCATGATGTAAGGAGCCATGATGTGAGGACACCGGCCGGGCCCCGCTCCCTGACTAGCTGCTGCTGACTGACTGATTaccctccatcctcctcctccctgctcgGTGTATCTGCAGCATCAGCTCCCGGCGCCCCGCACATGCGCACTGACTACCGCCGCAGTAccgagcagaggaggaggaggagggggtcgcCACTTTTACGGCAGGTTAAGTGGGATTAATACAAAACCTCCATTATATTTTTCCAGCGACTTGAACTGatcaaaatgctttttttttcctgTCAGTGTCCCATGCAGTGGCGGAGCTTGTGCCCGTCACCCTGCAGTGCAGGCTCCATGTGCTGCTGAGCAGCCCCCTCCCATGTAGACACCTACCCAGGAGATGAGGGTCCTGCAGAGAATGCAGCACTCCACACTGTGATGCACGGGGGGCACAGGGGGCTGCGCTGGGGGGATCAATGTGTTGTTGGCCAGCAGATGCTGAGGAGGCTGCCAGCTTCATTTCCTGCCTCGGATCAATTGATGGATCCTCTCAGTGGATGGGGCTGCAGAGCAGAACTCACCATCCATCTCTATGGGAATGGCTCCACTTCTGCAGACTGATagtgcagtcctatgtaagaccACCGATTAGGCTGTGGtggtgacaagctcagctctgccgcCTCCTATGTTCTTCCATTTATTGGTTTACTTTTATTTATTCTTCTCTTCCATGAAAACATCAATGGTTCCCAAGTAGAAAGGTCCCCATGACCGGCCCCCAGGGGACTGACACAGGGGATTAACTCTTTAATGTATTGCTGCTGACCCCCCCACTACACACACATGAAAAGACGTGCAGACAGCGCAGATTTATTGCTCATGTCTTCTTCTGGGGGGAAGAAAAGACCCTTCAGCTGTAATAGAGTGACATCATTGCAGCTCGGCGTTCTATAGGGCGAGGGATGCATTGTAATGTGGCGACGGCAGAGCGGATTTACAGGGGGTCTCTGCTCTGCTGCACTGGTGGTCCGCTCTGCCCTGCACTCATCATGGAGCTAatgatgctgcagaaaaaaaaggaaGACAAATATTCCTCGTGTCTGGTGTCCTCCAATTCTGATGTCATTCTTGCAGATATACAGACTTCCGTAAGACCACCTGCCGGTACCAGTCTACCCCCTTAGGCTGTGCGCCCACAGTGAGGTTTTGATGCTGCGGAATTTTGGtatgtcaaaaacgcagcatcttacagttccagcaaagtggatgggatttataggacTCTCGTGaccactgggcttttttttttttttaactcatcgTAAACTGTCCTGCAGTGCGAGTTTCGATTCCACCAGATGTCAATTTAagctgagttttctgtgcggatttttcccatagacttgtattaaatgcggaaaagggttaaaaaaacccgcACGTGTTTGTAGTGAATTTCCTGTGCGGAATCGTATCAAATTGCATGTAATCGGCATATGGCTGAATCGATAAAAGTTTGGCCAAAGCTAAATATTAGgaaatatcaaaaacaaagcagctttacttAAAGCATGAGAGTCAAAAACGTGATAAATATGTATGAAAAAAATCGGAATGAAATAAACAGAAGTAGCAAAATTCCGACTTGTGCACTAATGCCACAGCCACGGGAGATGTCATAAATGGACGCCAGATGCACATGGATCTTTAGAATGCCACCGTGTCGGAAACAAAAGTAGAAGTTGCCAAATATACTGTGAATATAATGGAAATGTACCCAAtggataaaccctttaaagggGTTTCCACTATTAGGATATTGATGACCGATCCCTGGGATACGTGATCAGTATAGTTGGGGGTCCCCGCTGTTACTAGATGTGTGCAGCGCGCAGAGCGGATCTGCTGGTCAGGGGTCGCTCCGGGATCCTGCAGATTAGGATCAGCACTGATCAGATATCGATGAGTTACCTTAAGATAGATCATAAATATCCTGGAAAAGTGCTTTAAGGAGGATATACTTATTAAATGAGCATTGACTGAATTTGCCAATTTAAGCAGGGTAAGAGATCCATGCAATGTGTAGGGTGGTGACGGCAGATCTCGGATGGAGGGGGAAGGGGAAGCCTCTGGATTAGTGATGGCTCACCGCTATCTCTTCTGACTCCCAACATGTTAACTCTTGATTCAGCTGAGTGTGCATGTGCCGACAATGGAAGCTGCTGCCAGACTATCACAGATTTATCTTCCTGGGGACAAAAGAATAGGGCGTTGAATCGCAACACACCCAATTCATCCTTTCCTGAACATCATTCATCAAGGGAGAATCTGGAGGCCCCCAAACACATAAGGTGGTCTGCCTTTCCCACCAAAATCAGCAGGTTCATCTGTTTCCTAATATGTACAGGATCATAGGGAAGGGTTGGGCTGACGTTAACAGCATTCAgagatctacagtacagaccaaaagtttggacacaccttctcatttacagatttttctgtattttcatgactataaaaattgtacattcacactgaaggaatcaaaactatgaattaacacatgtggaattatatacttaacaaaaaagtgtgaaacaactgaaaatatgtcttatattctatgttcttcaaagtagctgccttttgctttgatgactgctttgcacactcttgacattctcttgatgagcttcaagaggtagtcaccgggaatggttttcacctcacaggtgtgccctgtcaggtttaataggtgggatttcttgccttataaatggggttgggacatcagttgtgttgtgcagaagtctggtggatacacagctgatagtcctactgaatagactgttagaatttgtattatggcaagaaaaagcagctaagtaaagaaaaatgagtggccatcattactttaagaaattaaggtcagtcagtccgaaaaattgggaaaactttgaaagtgtccccaagtgcagtagcaaaaaccatcaagcgctacaaagaaactggctcacatgaggaccaccccaggaaaggaagaccaagagtcacctctgcttctgaggataagtttatccgagtcaccagcctcataaatcgcaggttaacagcagctcagattagagaccaggtcaatgccacacagagttctagcagcagacacaagtctacaacaactgttaagaggagactttgtgcctgcatggtaaaatagctgctaggaaaccactgctaaggacaggcaacaagcagaagagtcttgtttgggctaaagaacacaaggaattgacattagatcagtggaaatctgtgctttggtttgatgagtccaaatttgagatctttggttccaaccaccgtgtctttgtgcgacgcagaaaaggtgaacggatggactctacatgcctggttcccaccgtgaagcatggaggaggaggtgtgatggtgtgggggtgctttgctggtgacattgttggggatttatttaaaactagaccgtggcccgattctaaagcatcgggtattctagaatatgcatgttcccgtagtatatggacaatgatgattccagaattcgcggcagactgtgcccgtcgctgattggtcgaggcaacctttaggacatcatcgtcgccatggcaaccattatgacatctacgtcgatactgtgcccgtcgctgattggtcgaggccgccaggacgcgggacgcgggatttccattatgacatcatcgtcaccatgctgtgcccgtcgctgattggtcgaggcctggcggcctcgaccaatcagagacgcgggatttccaggacagacagacagacagaaagacagacagacggaaaaacccttagacaattatatatatagattgaaggcatactgaaccagcatggcttccgcagcatcttgcagcggcatgctattccatctggtttgcgtttagttggaccatcattgatttttcaacaggacaatgaccccaaacacacctccaggctgtgtaagggctatttgaccaagaaggagagtgatgaggtgatacgccagatgacctggcctccacagtcaccagacctgaacccaatagagatggtttggggtgagttggacctcagagtgaaggcaaaagggccaacaagtgctaagcatctctgggaactccttcaagattgttggaagaccattcccagtgactacctcttgaagctcatcaagagaatgccaagagtgtgcaaaacagtcatcaaagcaaaaggtggctactttgaagaacctagaatataagacacaatttcagttgtttcacacttttttgttaagtatataatcccacatgtgttaattcatagttttgatgccttcagtgtgaatgtacaattttcatagtcatgaaaatacagaaaaatctttaaatgagaaggtgtgtccaaacttttgctctgtactgtactttACATCAGATCATAGGAACCAATAGTCTGTACATGTTTACTGACGTCTATGGGAGAGTGTTCTCGACATGCTCAGTGATCTGTGCAGAAATCATTACGCAGTgctggggaggaggtgagctgtgacatcatctatagtgaatggtggatcctgtgttatctacattaTTTAATGGCATTACCTGTCATTGCAATTCTGCTTCTGATGAGAACATGAACAGAACAGAATGGAAAGTGTCAGTGCAATATTAGGCACAGTGGTGCATACTTTGTAAAGCCGGCCATGGAGTATTCCTTTCAGCTGACAAGTCTGAAGCGAGCCCTACTTCTTTTGACTGACGGGACTCTCCACTtgtgtgtatagggagagatcTATCAGAATGGGGGGATAGGGAGAACCCAACGGGCACCTTCCCCCTtgtgtgtatagggagagatctgtcagtATGGGGGGGAGGGATAGGGAGAACCCACCGGGTACCTTCCCCATTGTGTGTATAGGGAAAGATCTGTCAGTATGGAGGGGGAGGGATAAGGAGAACCCACCGGGTACCTTCCCCATtgtgtgtatagggagagatctgtcagtATGGGGGGGAGGGATAGGGAGAACCCACCAGGCACCTTCCCCATtgtgtgtatagggagagatctgtcagtGTGGGGGGAGGGATAGGGAGAACCCATCAGGCACCTTCCCCTTGTGTGTATAGTGAAAGATCTCTCAGTATGGGGTGGTGAGGGGGGTATGGGGAGAACCCACCAGGCAAATTCcccttgtgtgtatgtgtgtatagggagagatcTATCAGTATGGGGGGAGGGATAGGGAGAACCCACCGGGCACCTTCCCCCTtgtgtgtatagggagagatctgtcagtATGGATGGGGAGGGATAAGGAGAACCCACCGGGTAccttcccctgttgtgaatttggattctgggctcccccggtggctactggtggaattgaacttgtgacatcatcttccctgttcacctgttctgattagatctgggtgtcgctatataacctggcttctctgttagatgcttgccggtcaacaatgttatcagaagcctctctgtgcttgttcctgctcccagacatctactagataagttggacattcgtccatgttttgtttttgtattttggttccagttcacagctgcagtttcgttactgtgtctggaaagctcttgttgatcaggaattgccactctggtattatgagttaatgccagagtcctaaagtaatttctggatgtgttttgttagggttttctactgaccatgaaagtatgctttctgtcttctgctatctagaaagcggacctcaaatttgctaaaactattttcctgctgcgtttgttgtttcatctcatatcaccgccaatatatgtggggggcttctgtctcctttttttgggcatttctctagaggtgagtcaggtcttatatttccctctgctagcattatttagttctccggccggcgctgggcatatagggataaaaagtaggacatgctacctggctacttctagatgatgcggtaggtttagttcatggtcagtatagttacatcttccaagagcttgttcctatagaggcttatgctagttctctggccatggagatcatgacagtttgaccggcccactaaagggttaaaatccttggctgagaaaggagagaaataagaagtctgctgagagtttttttttttttttttttttttttctgtgctcttaattggatcacttgccagtctgtctatgctgcagtcttttttttttttctctctccttataatctttgaatggctttgtgttcacctgttaataatggatcttcagagtgtaactgcaggtttgaataatctcaccacgaaagtacaaaatttgcaagattttattattcatgctccggtatctgagccgagaattcctttgccggaattcttctcagggaatagatctagctttcagaattttagaaataattgtaagctatttttgtccctgaaatctcgttctgctggagaccctgcacagcaggttgggattgtgatttccttgctccgcggcgaccctcaagactgggcttttgcattggcaccaggggatcctgcgttgcgcaatgtggatgcgttttttttggccttgggcttgctgtatgaggaacctcatttggaacttcaggcagaaaaaactttgatgtccctatcgcaggggcaagatgaagctgaaatttactgccaaagattccgtaaatggtctgtgcttactcagtggaatgagtgtgccttggcggctactttcagagagggtctctctgatgccattaaggatgttatggtggggttccctgtgcctgcgggtctgaatgagtccatgacaatggccattcagatcgataggcatctgcgggagcgcaaaccagtgcaccatctggcggtgtccactgagaagacgccagaaagcatgcagtgtgatagaattctgtccagaagcgagcggcagaattttagacggaaaaatgggttgtgtttctattgtggggattctactcatgttatatcagcatgctctaaacgtactaaaaagcttgataaatctgtttccattggcactttacagtctaaatttattttgtctgtgaccctgatttgctctttgtcatctattactactgacgcctatatcgactctggcgccgctttgagtcttatggattggtcctttgccaatcgttgtgggtatgatttagagcctttggaaactcttattcctctgaaggggattgactccaccccattggctaataataaaccacaatactggacacaagtgactatgtgtattaatccggatcaccaggagactattcgttttctagtgctgtataatctacatgaggatttggtgctgggattgccatggctgcagtctcacaacccagtccttgactggagagctatgtctgtgttgagctggggatgtaaggggactcatggggacgtacctttggtgtccatttcatcatctatcccctctgaaatccctgagttcctgtctgactatcgtgacgtctttgaagaacccaagcttggttcactacctccgcaccgtgagtgcgattgtgctatagatttaattccgggtagtaaatacccaaagggtcgtttatttaatctgtctgtgcctgaacatactgctatgcgagaatatataaaggagtccttggaaaagggacatattcgtccatcgtcatctcccttaggagccggttttttctttgtgtcaaaaaaggacggctctttgagaccatgtattgattatcggcttttgaataaaatcacggttaaatatcaatacccattgccgttgctgactgatttgtttgctcgcataaagggggccaagtggttctctaagatt
This window harbors:
- the PCDH7 gene encoding protocadherin-7 isoform X1 codes for the protein MRTVWGWCLFLLRVSLTLAASKQTLKYRLAEEGQPDIKIGNVASDIGIVTGSGEVTFSLESGSDYFKIDNMTGELSTTERRIDREKLPQCQMIFDENECFIDFEVSVIGPSQSWVELFEGRVVILDINDNTPTFPSPVLTLTVEENRPVGTLYLLPTATDRDFGRNGIERYELIQDAGESLFMSGRRSGGRLEAGDSAPYPGKRRMETDSRSSVFELQVADTSDGEKQPQLIVKGALDREQRDSYELTLRVRDGGEQPRSSQSILRVLITDVNDNSPRFEKSVYEADLAENSAPGTPILQLKATDYDVGVNGQIEYVFGAATESVRRLLRLDENSGWLSVLHRIDREEVNQLRFTVMARDRGQPPKSDKATVILNIKDENDNVPLIDIRKIGRIPVKDGMASVAEDVLVDTPIALVQVSDRDQGENGVVTCTVVGDVPFQLKPASDSEGDQNKKKYFLHTSAPLDYENVKEYNVIIVAVDSGSPSLSSNNSLLVKVVDTNDNPPVFSQTVVEVAFPENNVPGERVATVIATDADSGKNAEIAYSLEQSMAGVFSIHPDTGDITANIVLDREQTDRYEFKVVAKDKGLPTIMQGTATVVVQVADRNDNDPKFMQDVFNFYVKENLQPNSPVGMVTVMDADKGRNAEMSLFIEEDNGIFSIENNTGTICSTVSFDMEQQTSYTFKVKAVDGGDPPRSATATVSLFVMDENDNAPIITSPINSSYAVVSPSSIARTVVATVVATDTDSGVNADLNYSIVGGNPFKLFEINPASGVVSLVGKLTSKHYGLHRLVVQVNDSGQPSQSTTALVHVFINETVSNASVVDSQIARSLHIPLSQDIAGDPSYEMSKQRLSIVIGVVAGIMTVILIILVVVMARYCRAKSKNGYEAGKKDHEDFFTPQQHDKSKKPKKDKKNKKSKQPLYSSIVTVEASKPNGQRYDSVNEKLSDSPSMGRYRTVNGGPGSPDLARHYKSSSPLPTVQLHPQSPTAGKKHQAVQDLPPANTFVGAGDNISIGSDHCSEYSCQTNNKYSKQPFRRVTFSVVSQPQDPHQGSLQSCYDSGLEESETPSSKSSSGPRLGALPLPEDNYERTTPDGSVGEAEHMENDCTAKASFTLPSAQVRYEASAQHTEGRCENSAQCGQRMQFFNPFQSPGEEGAEFQPCMHDSRPLPDVALTGKCTRDCDEYGHSDSCWMPVRTSPERKPKNQPKLSTFMPVDERDSQEKLANGEVSLMGDRNRNLLNKKLASYETFNAATFSKSEEANPEDIPLTQTGDYKPSPVNTLTRREVYL
- the PCDH7 gene encoding protocadherin-7 isoform X2; this translates as MRTVWGWCLFLLRVSLTLAASKQTLKYRLAEEGQPDIKIGNVASDIGIVTGSGEVTFSLESGSDYFKIDNMTGELSTTERRIDREKLPQCQMIFDENECFIDFEVSVIGPSQSWVELFEGRVVILDINDNTPTFPSPVLTLTVEENRPVGTLYLLPTATDRDFGRNGIERYELIQDAGESLFMSGRRSGGRLEAGDSAPYPGKRRMETDSRSSVFELQVADTSDGEKQPQLIVKGALDREQRDSYELTLRVRDGGEQPRSSQSILRVLITDVNDNSPRFEKSVYEADLAENSAPGTPILQLKATDYDVGVNGQIEYVFGAATESVRRLLRLDENSGWLSVLHRIDREEVNQLRFTVMARDRGQPPKSDKATVILNIKDENDNVPLIDIRKIGRIPVKDGMASVAEDVLVDTPIALVQVSDRDQGENGVVTCTVVGDVPFQLKPASDSEGDQNKKKYFLHTSAPLDYENVKEYNVIIVAVDSGSPSLSSNNSLLVKVVDTNDNPPVFSQTVVEVAFPENNVPGERVATVIATDADSGKNAEIAYSLEQSMAGVFSIHPDTGDITANIVLDREQTDRYEFKVVAKDKGLPTIMQGTATVVVQVADRNDNDPKFMQDVFNFYVKENLQPNSPVGMVTVMDADKGRNAEMSLFIEEDNGIFSIENNTGTICSTVSFDMEQQTSYTFKVKAVDGGDPPRSATATVSLFVMDENDNAPIITSPINSSYAVVSPSSIARTVVATVVATDTDSGVNADLNYSIVGGNPFKLFEINPASGVVSLVGKLTSKHYGLHRLVVQVNDSGQPSQSTTALVHVFINETVSNASVVDSQIARSLHIPLSQDIAGDPSYEMSKQRLSIVIGVVAGIMTVILIILVVVMARYCRAKSKNGYEAGKKDHEDFFTPQQHDKSKKPKKDKKNKKSKQPLYSSIVTVEASKPNGQRYDSVNEKLSDSPSMGRYRTVNGGPGSPDLARHYKSSSPLPTVQLHPQSPTAGKKHQAVQDLPPANTFVGAGDNISIGSDHCSEYSCQTNNKYSKQPFRRVTFSVVSQPQDPHQGSLQSCYDSGLEESETPSSKSSSGPRLGALPLPEDNYERTTPDGSVGEAEHMENDSRPLPDVALTGKCTRDCDEYGHSDSCWMPVRTSPERKPKNQPKLSTFMPVDERDSQEKLANGEVSLMGDRNRNLLNKKLASYETFNAATFSKSEEANPEDIPLTQTGDYKPSPVNTLTRREVYL
- the PCDH7 gene encoding protocadherin-7 isoform X3; protein product: MRTVWGWCLFLLRVSLTLAASKQTLKYRLAEEGQPDIKIGNVASDIGIVTGSGEVTFSLESGSDYFKIDNMTGELSTTERRIDREKLPQCQMIFDENECFIDFEVSVIGPSQSWVELFEGRVVILDINDNTPTFPSPVLTLTVEENRPVGTLYLLPTATDRDFGRNGIERYELIQDAGESLFMSGRRSGGRLEAGDSAPYPGKRRMETDSRSSVFELQVADTSDGEKQPQLIVKGALDREQRDSYELTLRVRDGGEQPRSSQSILRVLITDVNDNSPRFEKSVYEADLAENSAPGTPILQLKATDYDVGVNGQIEYVFGAATESVRRLLRLDENSGWLSVLHRIDREEVNQLRFTVMARDRGQPPKSDKATVILNIKDENDNVPLIDIRKIGRIPVKDGMASVAEDVLVDTPIALVQVSDRDQGENGVVTCTVVGDVPFQLKPASDSEGDQNKKKYFLHTSAPLDYENVKEYNVIIVAVDSGSPSLSSNNSLLVKVVDTNDNPPVFSQTVVEVAFPENNVPGERVATVIATDADSGKNAEIAYSLEQSMAGVFSIHPDTGDITANIVLDREQTDRYEFKVVAKDKGLPTIMQGTATVVVQVADRNDNDPKFMQDVFNFYVKENLQPNSPVGMVTVMDADKGRNAEMSLFIEEDNGIFSIENNTGTICSTVSFDMEQQTSYTFKVKAVDGGDPPRSATATVSLFVMDENDNAPIITSPINSSYAVVSPSSIARTVVATVVATDTDSGVNADLNYSIVGGNPFKLFEINPASGVVSLVGKLTSKHYGLHRLVVQVNDSGQPSQSTTALVHVFINETVSNASVVDSQIARSLHIPLSQDIAGDPSYEMSKQRLSIVIGVVAGIMTVILIILVVVMARYCRAKSKNGYEAGKKDHEDFFTPQQHDKSKKPKKDKKNKKSKQPLYSSIVTVEASKPNGQRYDSVNEKLSDSPSMGRYRTVNGGPGSPDLARHYKSSSPLPTVQLHPQSPTAGKKHQAVQDLPPANTFVGAGDNISIGSDHCSEYSCQTNNKYSKQVTAHSSCEPQLRS